A genomic window from Chloroflexota bacterium includes:
- a CDS encoding universal stress protein has product MRTLIVPLDGSSLGEAALPWATLLAQRLGLSLTLTRVVAVGRASAELGPHAQQAQASPSWREAARYLARIERDLRAKHIDVVMEVRAGLASPNIVDLAAERDAVAIVMTTHGRGAVGRILLGSVAEEVLRESSVPVWIVPAAKGAATAPRLSTIGVMLDGSSLAESALPCAADLARAGAKLLLLRVVPPVERAVASPFAERDVDEAATDEAVTAAEAYLGPVRQRLQAEGIDVRGEVVRGTPAEGIREAVVSFGLDAIVMTTHGYSGLDRLRLGSVAREVVRGSAVPVGLISRRALLAQGSAGRRVRDLMNRDVLILELDEPVDSAARRMLARGVHAAAVVGSDGALCGVLGVRDLLAWHDRAVRDAADPGTIRVLAAQATIADLVPARTITIDDSATLDDAQALFREQRVESVVVVRNNRPVGILAIHDVLQASASSWLHPS; this is encoded by the coding sequence ATGCGCACGCTCATCGTTCCCCTCGATGGCTCCAGCCTTGGGGAGGCGGCGCTGCCCTGGGCCACGCTGCTCGCCCAAAGGCTGGGATTGTCGCTGACCCTCACGCGCGTTGTGGCGGTGGGCCGCGCGAGCGCTGAGCTTGGTCCGCACGCTCAACAGGCGCAGGCCTCGCCTTCCTGGCGCGAAGCTGCCCGATATCTGGCGCGGATCGAACGCGACCTGCGCGCGAAGCACATTGACGTCGTCATGGAGGTTCGCGCTGGGTTGGCCAGCCCGAACATCGTGGACCTTGCTGCCGAACGGGACGCCGTGGCGATCGTGATGACCACCCATGGCCGAGGCGCCGTTGGGCGCATCCTCCTGGGCAGCGTTGCCGAAGAGGTGCTGCGAGAGTCCAGCGTCCCCGTCTGGATCGTCCCCGCGGCGAAGGGCGCAGCGACGGCCCCGCGGTTGTCCACCATCGGCGTGATGCTCGACGGGTCTTCGCTCGCGGAGAGCGCCCTCCCCTGCGCGGCCGATCTCGCGCGCGCTGGGGCCAAGCTTCTCCTGCTGCGAGTCGTCCCGCCCGTCGAGCGTGCGGTGGCCAGCCCGTTCGCGGAGCGCGACGTCGACGAGGCCGCCACCGACGAGGCGGTGACCGCAGCGGAGGCGTACCTCGGACCCGTTCGCCAGCGATTACAGGCGGAGGGCATCGACGTTCGCGGTGAGGTGGTCCGCGGAACCCCCGCGGAGGGAATCCGGGAGGCGGTTGTATCGTTCGGACTCGATGCCATCGTGATGACGACCCACGGCTACTCCGGCCTCGATCGGCTTCGCCTGGGGAGCGTCGCGCGCGAGGTCGTCCGGGGCAGCGCTGTCCCCGTCGGGCTCATCAGCCGTCGCGCCCTCTTGGCGCAGGGGTCAGCCGGTCGGCGCGTCCGTGACTTGATGAATCGAGACGTCCTCATCCTGGAGCTGGATGAGCCCGTCGACAGCGCCGCGCGGCGCATGCTGGCGCGCGGCGTGCACGCCGCGGCCGTCGTCGGAAGCGACGGCGCACTCTGCGGAGTGCTGGGCGTGCGCGACCTTCTCGCGTGGCACGATCGGGCCGTTCGGGACGCCGCCGATCCTGGTACGATCCGCGTTCTGGCCGCGCAGGCCACGATCGCGGATCTCGTCCCAGCACGGACCATCACGATCGACGATTCTGCGACCCTGGACGACGCGCAGGCTCTATTCCGCGAGCAACGCGTGGAGAGCGTCGTAGTCGTTCGAAACAATCGCCCAGTCGGCATCCTCGCCATCCACGACGTG
- a CDS encoding amidohydrolase family protein, whose translation MARTYRYISGDSHLEIDSKNWIARVPAEHRDRAPRLVRLPNGGDAWLVEGAPLRQNAADIYGGKGRDAWQPFGQRYEDTPGTGPGSQRLREQDVDGIDAEVLFPGQQAGPRLWRNIADDDAYRAVVRAYNDWLIEDYCSADPERLIGVGVIPWTGLDDAIDELVHCANKGFKAVVLGIFPSGKGHPTPEDDRFWAAAVDSGLAITVHVEFDRNGPRGGPLFRYPREPKDLRSGSGVSGLVEQVTNAKFCRLGAVNAMQLVFAGVFDRFPSLRIFFAENQIGWIPFFLEMADVRYDRHIAWAERLLDVKPLPRLPSEYVREHCYWGFQHDRVGIELRRHLGVDRIIWSTDFPHQESDWPNSLEVLSEGLAGVPESEQRKIVAENCIDFFHLV comes from the coding sequence ATGGCACGTACGTATCGATATATCTCTGGGGATTCGCATCTCGAGATCGACTCGAAGAACTGGATCGCGCGCGTACCCGCCGAGCATCGCGACCGGGCGCCTCGGCTCGTCAGGCTCCCGAACGGCGGCGATGCCTGGCTCGTCGAAGGTGCGCCGCTGCGCCAGAACGCGGCGGACATTTATGGCGGCAAGGGGCGAGACGCCTGGCAGCCCTTCGGCCAGCGATACGAGGACACGCCGGGAACTGGACCCGGCTCACAGCGTTTGCGCGAGCAGGACGTGGATGGCATCGACGCGGAGGTCCTGTTCCCCGGTCAGCAGGCCGGTCCCCGCCTATGGCGGAATATCGCTGACGACGACGCCTACCGGGCGGTTGTGCGGGCGTACAACGATTGGCTCATCGAGGACTACTGCTCGGCCGATCCCGAGCGCCTGATTGGGGTGGGCGTGATCCCGTGGACCGGCCTCGACGACGCCATCGACGAGCTTGTGCACTGCGCCAACAAAGGATTCAAGGCTGTCGTGCTGGGGATCTTCCCCAGTGGAAAAGGTCACCCAACGCCGGAAGACGACCGGTTCTGGGCTGCCGCGGTTGACAGCGGTCTCGCCATCACGGTGCACGTGGAGTTCGATCGCAACGGCCCGCGCGGCGGACCCCTCTTTCGCTACCCTCGGGAGCCGAAGGATCTGCGCTCGGGGTCTGGCGTCTCCGGGCTTGTGGAGCAGGTGACGAACGCCAAATTCTGTCGCCTCGGCGCCGTCAACGCCATGCAGCTCGTGTTCGCCGGGGTGTTCGACCGCTTCCCCAGCCTTCGCATCTTCTTCGCAGAGAACCAGATCGGCTGGATTCCCTTTTTCCTCGAGATGGCCGACGTTCGATACGACCGCCACATCGCGTGGGCTGAGCGGCTTCTCGATGTCAAGCCGCTCCCCCGCCTGCCCAGCGAGTACGTGCGCGAGCACTGCTACTGGGGATTCCAGCACGACCGCGTCGGGATCGAGCTGCGCCGCCACCTCGGGGTCGACCGCATTATCTGGTCGACCGACTTCCCCCACCAGGAATCGGACTGGCCGAACTCCCTGGAAGTCTTGAGCGAGGGGTTAGCGGGCGTTCCAGAATCCGAGCAACGCAAGATCGTTGCGGAGAACTGCATCGACTTCTTCCACCTGGTGTAG
- a CDS encoding universal stress protein, which yields MIDKIMVPTDGSKLSEAAAPAAIELAAAQGARITFVQVVQYLEWLTLGPEAYLSADVYQQMMDAQDHDARENLRALAARAQDRGVPVEMALLHGSPAAQLLEFEAESRPGLVVMATHGRSGLTRFALGSVADRILREGVAPALLVRAFAEAPRGFEKALVPMDGSATAEDVLPTVETLANKPVRSVRLARAVPTGEDRIEADAYLRDVADRLRSAGLEVEIHVAVGRPFDVIAAAAEPCDLVIMATHGRGGLDRLRHGSIADRALSELTRPVLLVRASARASIGQGLATSSSSGRS from the coding sequence ATGATAGACAAGATCATGGTACCGACCGATGGATCAAAGCTGAGCGAAGCGGCTGCGCCCGCCGCGATCGAGCTGGCTGCCGCCCAGGGCGCGCGTATCACGTTCGTCCAGGTGGTGCAGTACCTCGAATGGCTCACCCTTGGACCGGAGGCGTACCTGAGCGCCGACGTCTATCAGCAAATGATGGATGCGCAAGACCACGACGCTCGGGAAAACCTGCGCGCGCTGGCGGCGCGAGCCCAGGACCGGGGTGTACCGGTGGAGATGGCGCTGCTGCACGGCAGCCCCGCCGCGCAGCTCCTCGAGTTCGAAGCGGAATCGCGGCCGGGCCTCGTCGTCATGGCAACCCATGGCCGATCCGGGTTGACGCGCTTTGCGCTGGGAAGCGTGGCCGACCGAATACTCCGCGAGGGAGTGGCCCCGGCCCTCCTCGTGCGGGCATTTGCCGAAGCGCCGCGCGGGTTCGAGAAGGCGCTCGTCCCGATGGATGGCTCAGCCACCGCAGAAGACGTCCTTCCAACGGTCGAGACGCTCGCCAACAAGCCGGTCAGGTCCGTCCGCCTGGCTCGCGCCGTGCCGACCGGGGAAGATCGGATTGAGGCCGACGCGTATCTTCGTGACGTCGCGGATCGCTTGCGCTCCGCTGGGCTGGAGGTCGAGATCCACGTCGCCGTCGGACGGCCATTCGACGTCATTGCTGCCGCGGCCGAACCGTGCGACCTCGTGATCATGGCGACGCACGGACGCGGCGGCCTCGATCGCCTCCGCCATGGGAGCATCGCCGACCGCGCGCTCAGCGAGCTGACGCGGCCCGTGCTGCTCGTGCGCGCCAGCGCCCGCGCGTCTATCGGCCAGGGCCTCGCGACGTCGAGCTCGTCCGGGCGATCATAG